Proteins encoded within one genomic window of Spiroplasma sabaudiense Ar-1343:
- the dnaA gene encoding chromosomal replication initiator protein DnaA: MREEEIWRKLKEWLISSDLIDHTSYQEYVKTARFYIKEDNEYWIVLTSGMGKIVIENIAEQLLNEIRNITKEAATLRLLTPEEYNVEEEVRKIKDSSDIKDNYEYSLENFVKGDSNIQAFMASKAVATDLGRKWNPLFIYGDSGLGKTHLIKGIEYFVKTQKSDKDFRVKYTTSEEFGKLVVDIISQGHNSIEQFEKNYEEYDVLLIDDIQFLANRGKTNEIFFRIFNSFINNKKQIVFTSDKYPEELNGFDQRMITRFNSGLSVGITTPDFETAIGIINKELDSQNISITDEAKGYIATYFSSDVRKIKGTINKILFWTIQNNSGELITLEHVTNIFKDIPVVSIGKMNTRKIKDVVAEKFGVTVKMIDGKSRIANLVNARHLAMYLTKILLNHNLSVIGSEFGGKDHTTVINAINNVETKISKDKEYKRMVEQIKKRLSLK; the protein is encoded by the coding sequence ATGCGCGAAGAAGAAATTTGAAGAAAATTAAAGGAATGACTAATATCCAGTGATTTAATAGACCATACTTCTTATCAAGAGTACGTTAAAACTGCAAGATTTTATATTAAAGAAGACAACGAATACTGAATTGTGTTGACTTCAGGAATGGGTAAAATTGTAATAGAAAACATTGCAGAGCAATTATTAAATGAGATAAGAAACATTACAAAAGAGGCTGCCACACTTAGATTATTAACTCCTGAAGAATATAATGTTGAAGAAGAAGTTAGAAAAATTAAAGATAGTAGCGATATCAAGGACAACTATGAATATTCTTTAGAAAACTTTGTAAAAGGGGATTCTAATATTCAAGCTTTCATGGCATCAAAAGCAGTTGCAACTGATTTGGGTCGTAAATGAAATCCGCTATTTATTTATGGGGATTCAGGGCTTGGAAAAACCCACTTAATCAAAGGGATTGAATATTTTGTTAAAACCCAAAAATCAGATAAAGATTTTCGCGTTAAATACACAACAAGTGAAGAATTTGGAAAATTAGTTGTTGATATTATTTCTCAGGGTCACAATTCAATAGAACAATTTGAAAAAAATTATGAAGAGTATGATGTTTTACTAATTGATGACATTCAATTTCTAGCAAACCGAGGTAAAACAAATGAAATATTTTTTAGAATATTTAACAGTTTTATTAATAACAAGAAACAAATTGTTTTTACCTCTGATAAATACCCAGAAGAATTAAACGGATTTGATCAAAGAATGATAACTAGGTTTAACTCCGGATTGAGTGTTGGTATAACTACTCCAGACTTTGAGACCGCAATTGGTATCATTAATAAAGAGTTGGATTCTCAAAATATTTCAATTACAGACGAGGCAAAGGGTTATATTGCAACCTATTTTAGTTCTGATGTTAGAAAAATTAAGGGAACTATCAATAAAATTTTGTTTTGAACCATTCAAAATAACTCTGGTGAACTAATAACCCTTGAACACGTGACAAATATCTTTAAAGATATTCCTGTAGTTTCGATTGGAAAAATGAATACCAGAAAAATAAAAGACGTTGTTGCTGAAAAATTCGGTGTAACAGTCAAAATGATTGATGGTAAATCAAGAATAGCTAATTTAGTAAATGCTCGACATTTGGCAATGTATTTAACAAAAATTCTGCTGAACCACAATTTAAGTGTAATTGGAAGTGAATTTGGAGGCAAAGATCACACCACAGTCATTAATGCAATTAACAATGTTGAAACCAAAATTTCAAAAGACAAAGAATACAAACGCATGGTTGAGCAAATCAAGAAGCGTTTGAGTTTAAAATAG
- the dnaN gene encoding DNA polymerase III subunit beta — protein sequence MNFKIKKGRFLEELSKASKIIDLKSSNPSLLGISIEASVDKIVIISSNGSISIKSSISKKDSGLEVNEVGNILVKGRYLIEILRRIDDQFIDITLIENNLIKVKGEKAEFHLNILDHEDYPLIGFRENGNKFTISASILKKAMTQTLISVDENNKKLSLTGLNFSVSGNELNISGTDSYRLSQKKIILSESLERLDINVPIKTINEFIKIVSDKDEVEFIQSDGYVTLIFGNTIFQSTILEGQFPDINAAFPKDFNSIITLGNKEFAKVISRADIPSEENSSTVVNLKLQGDTIFIKSNIQQIGNFEEEFQEFDLKGLDDQNISFNSKFFMDAVRTFDTKVLEIKIIDNKKPILITSPEDHGLVQLVLPMFTN from the coding sequence ATGAATTTCAAAATTAAAAAAGGACGATTTTTAGAAGAGTTAAGTAAAGCTAGTAAAATTATTGACTTAAAATCTTCAAATCCGTCATTATTGGGAATATCAATCGAAGCATCAGTTGATAAAATCGTTATTATTTCAAGTAACGGAAGCATCTCAATTAAATCAAGCATTAGTAAAAAAGACTCAGGGTTAGAGGTTAATGAAGTTGGTAATATTCTTGTTAAAGGAAGATATCTAATCGAAATTCTAAGACGTATCGATGATCAGTTTATTGATATAACTTTAATTGAAAATAATCTGATTAAGGTTAAAGGTGAAAAAGCTGAATTTCATTTAAATATCTTAGATCATGAAGATTACCCTCTAATTGGTTTTAGAGAAAACGGTAACAAATTTACAATTTCTGCTAGTATCTTAAAAAAAGCAATGACACAGACTTTAATTTCAGTTGACGAAAATAATAAAAAATTGTCCCTGACAGGATTAAATTTTAGTGTTAGTGGTAATGAATTAAACATATCAGGAACAGATTCTTATCGTCTGTCGCAGAAAAAAATTATTTTAAGCGAAAGCCTAGAACGACTTGATATTAATGTGCCAATAAAAACTATTAATGAATTTATCAAAATTGTCTCTGATAAAGATGAGGTAGAATTTATTCAATCAGATGGTTATGTCACTTTAATTTTCGGAAATACAATTTTTCAATCAACAATTCTTGAAGGTCAATTTCCAGATATTAATGCAGCTTTTCCAAAAGACTTCAACTCAATTATTACTTTAGGGAATAAGGAGTTTGCAAAAGTTATTAGTCGCGCTGATATTCCAAGTGAAGAAAATAGCTCAACAGTTGTTAATTTAAAATTACAAGGTGATACTATTTTTATTAAATCAAATATCCAACAAATTGGTAATTTTGAAGAAGAGTTTCAAGAATTTGATTTAAAAGGATTAGATGACCAAAATATTAGCTTTAACTCAAAGTTTTTTATGGATGCAGTTCGTACTTTTGATACAAAGGTACTAGAAATTAAAATAATTGATAACAAAAAACCAATTTTAATTACTTCACCAGAAGATCACGGTTTAGTGCAGTTAGTTTTACCAATGTTCACAAATTAG
- the gyrB gene encoding DNA topoisomerase (ATP-hydrolyzing) subunit B, which produces MEGKYSSSSIQVLKGLEAVRKRPGMYIGSTNEVGLHHLIWEIIDNSIDETLAGFADSISVVITDKNEIIVMDNGRGIPIDIHSETNKSALETVFTVLHAGGKFSSDTYKISGGLHGVGASVVNALSLYVEVLVLRENKIHRQYFSDGGTKISSLDVIGKTDAQGTIVKFKPDPEIFKDTIDFNFKTIQNKLKQMAFLNRGVTIHLFDERNGKEVSYHFENGIEDYVTEINSGKNKINENVFSVAETYNQIAIEFALQYNDSYSESLYSFCNNIFTSEGGTHEEGLRQALIKVINNYINDSGKNQKKTKFNWDDIKEGIVCVLSIKHMDPQFEGQTKSKLSNIDVKEAVSQVISEKFKEYLLKNPEDSKKIIEKNMLSQKARIAAMRAREDTRRKSALDNFSLPGKLADCESKDSELCELYLVEGDSAGGSAKTGRNRKYQAILPLRGKVLNVEKVKESRAFENNEIQSIVTAIGTGIKDNLDLEKIRYKKIIIMTDADVDGAHIRTLLLTFFYRYMNKIVKNGNIYVAQPPLYKIEAGKKNAYAYNDQELEQLKANEFKDLKYTIQRYKGLGEMDPIQLWETTMDPERRTILQIDANEPFLDNEVFSSLMGENIESRRKFITENAQFVENLDF; this is translated from the coding sequence ATGGAAGGAAAATATAGTTCATCGTCAATTCAAGTCTTAAAAGGTCTTGAAGCTGTTAGAAAAAGACCTGGAATGTATATTGGCTCAACAAACGAGGTAGGACTACATCATTTGATTTGAGAAATAATCGATAATTCAATTGATGAAACATTAGCAGGTTTTGCTGACTCAATTTCAGTTGTAATTACAGATAAAAATGAAATAATAGTTATGGATAATGGGCGAGGAATCCCAATTGACATTCACTCAGAAACAAATAAAAGCGCACTTGAAACCGTTTTTACTGTTTTGCATGCTGGAGGAAAATTTTCATCAGATACTTATAAAATTTCTGGTGGACTTCACGGGGTTGGAGCTTCAGTTGTTAATGCTTTAAGCCTTTATGTTGAAGTTTTGGTTTTAAGAGAAAATAAAATTCACCGTCAGTATTTTAGTGATGGGGGAACTAAAATTTCAAGTCTTGATGTAATTGGAAAAACAGATGCTCAAGGAACAATTGTGAAATTTAAACCAGATCCTGAAATTTTTAAGGATACAATAGATTTTAATTTTAAAACAATTCAAAACAAATTAAAACAAATGGCATTTTTAAATCGTGGAGTAACAATTCACTTATTTGATGAGCGCAACGGGAAAGAAGTATCTTATCACTTTGAAAACGGAATCGAAGACTATGTAACAGAAATTAATAGTGGTAAAAATAAAATTAATGAAAATGTTTTTTCAGTGGCAGAAACTTACAATCAAATTGCAATTGAATTTGCCTTGCAATACAATGATTCTTATTCAGAAAGTCTTTACTCATTTTGTAACAACATATTTACAAGTGAGGGAGGAACTCACGAAGAAGGACTTCGCCAAGCCTTAATCAAAGTAATAAATAACTATATAAACGATAGTGGTAAAAATCAAAAGAAAACCAAGTTTAATTGAGACGATATCAAAGAGGGAATTGTTTGTGTTTTATCAATAAAACATATGGATCCACAATTTGAAGGTCAAACAAAATCAAAGCTATCCAATATTGATGTTAAAGAAGCTGTTTCACAAGTAATTAGTGAAAAATTTAAAGAGTATTTATTAAAAAATCCAGAAGATAGTAAAAAAATTATTGAAAAAAATATGCTATCCCAGAAAGCAAGAATTGCAGCAATGCGTGCAAGAGAGGATACTCGTCGTAAATCTGCTTTAGATAATTTTTCCCTACCAGGAAAACTAGCAGATTGTGAGTCAAAGGATTCAGAACTTTGTGAACTATACCTAGTCGAAGGGGATTCAGCTGGGGGAAGTGCCAAAACAGGACGTAACCGAAAATACCAAGCAATTTTACCGCTTCGTGGTAAAGTTTTAAATGTTGAAAAAGTAAAAGAGAGTCGTGCCTTTGAAAACAATGAGATTCAATCAATTGTCACTGCTATTGGAACTGGAATCAAAGACAACCTAGATTTAGAAAAAATAAGATATAAAAAAATTATTATTATGACTGATGCTGATGTTGATGGAGCTCACATTAGAACGTTATTATTAACTTTCTTTTATCGTTATATGAACAAAATTGTCAAGAACGGAAACATTTATGTTGCCCAACCCCCATTATATAAAATTGAGGCTGGTAAAAAAAATGCTTACGCTTATAATGATCAAGAATTAGAACAACTAAAAGCAAATGAATTTAAAGATTTAAAATATACAATTCAACGTTATAAAGGATTAGGTGAAATGGACCCGATTCAATTGTGAGAAACAACAATGGATCCAGAACGCCGCACAATACTACAAATTGATGCCAATGAACCTTTCTTAGATAATGAAGTTTTTTCAAGTTTAATGGGAGAAAATATTGAGAGTCGACGTAAATTTATTACTGAAAATGCTCAATTTGTTGAAAACCTTGACTTTTAA
- the gyrA gene encoding DNA gyrase subunit A, with product MSEKGHDGKVVLMDIKTEMQKDFLEYAMSVIVSRALPDLKDGLKPVHRRIIYAMNDLGITHDKPHKKSARIVGEVIGKYHPHGDSSVYEAMVRMAQDFSYRYPLVDGHGNFGSIDGDGAAAMRYTEARLSKVSALIIKDIDMDTIPFIDNYDASETEPGYLPGYLPNLLANGATGIAVGMATNIPPHNLKELLSAIIAYINNNEITIDEMLNYIKGPDFPTGALMTNGHLMREGYRTGRGSLTVRARIDIDETEKNKRLIITEIPYQTNKARIIERIAELAKTKTIQEISDLRDESNYEGIRVVIELKRDANAQMVINKLYKMTNLQINFSINMVALNNGVPLLMDLKKIIKNYVSYQIQIILRRTIFEKNKLQKKLHILTALGIALDNIDKIIEIIRNSKTNDIAKEKMTSAFGFDDEQNKAILEMRLQRLVGLEREKIIQEISDIKIRIEVLDKIIASPEEQNQVLVNQLNEISNKFGDNRRTEIIDEISTEIDNEELIADSKMIITLSKEGYIRRIEPNDFKIQKRGGRGIIVNDRETDPITVATMGKTRDDLLLFTDKGKVYRIKAYNVTQFSRTSRGLPIINYINITKDETVTSILPFRDRKNKYKFLTFVTKGGIVKRTPIEEFALINQSGKITIKLKENDELISVIPTNGENDLIIGTYKGKVTRISEDNINILSRSSFGVKGISLDKEDFVIGSCTNFNSNLISTISDRGSAKKTSVSEYKILGRNSKGVKAMNLNEKTGFFKSILSIRETDTIVMISSKGNLIKIPVSELPLLSRNTQGVKGFRLNNDEVITAVTLEWQKNK from the coding sequence ATGAGTGAAAAAGGTCATGATGGAAAAGTAGTATTAATGGATATTAAAACGGAAATGCAAAAAGACTTTTTAGAATACGCAATGAGCGTAATTGTTAGTCGAGCATTACCAGATTTGAAAGACGGTTTAAAACCAGTTCACCGAAGAATCATTTATGCAATGAATGACTTGGGAATTACTCATGACAAGCCGCATAAAAAATCAGCGCGTATTGTTGGGGAAGTAATTGGTAAGTATCACCCTCACGGGGACAGCTCAGTATATGAAGCCATGGTCCGAATGGCCCAAGATTTCTCATATCGCTATCCACTAGTTGATGGCCATGGGAACTTTGGTTCAATTGACGGAGATGGAGCCGCAGCCATGCGTTATACTGAAGCTCGTCTTTCTAAAGTTTCTGCACTAATAATTAAAGATATTGATATGGACACCATTCCATTTATTGATAATTATGACGCCAGTGAAACTGAACCTGGCTACTTACCTGGCTACTTACCAAATTTATTAGCTAACGGAGCAACAGGAATCGCTGTTGGAATGGCAACAAATATTCCACCACATAATTTAAAGGAATTACTGAGTGCAATCATTGCTTATATAAATAACAACGAGATCACAATTGATGAAATGTTGAATTATATCAAAGGACCTGATTTCCCAACTGGAGCGCTAATGACAAATGGTCACTTAATGCGCGAAGGTTATCGAACAGGGAGAGGTAGTTTAACTGTTCGAGCAAGAATTGATATTGACGAGACTGAAAAAAACAAGCGTTTAATCATTACAGAAATCCCTTATCAAACCAATAAAGCAAGAATTATTGAAAGAATTGCAGAATTAGCTAAAACAAAAACAATTCAAGAAATTTCAGACTTGCGTGACGAATCAAACTATGAAGGAATAAGAGTTGTAATTGAGTTAAAGCGTGATGCTAATGCCCAAATGGTTATTAATAAATTATATAAAATGACAAACTTGCAAATTAATTTTTCAATTAACATGGTTGCTTTAAATAATGGTGTTCCGTTATTAATGGATTTGAAAAAAATTATTAAAAACTATGTTAGTTATCAAATTCAAATAATTTTACGTCGAACTATTTTTGAAAAAAATAAGTTACAAAAAAAATTACATATTTTAACAGCTCTAGGGATTGCCTTAGATAACATAGATAAAATAATTGAAATTATTAGAAATTCTAAAACCAATGATATTGCAAAAGAAAAAATGACATCAGCATTTGGCTTTGATGACGAACAAAACAAAGCAATTTTAGAAATGCGTTTACAACGTCTTGTGGGATTGGAACGAGAAAAAATTATTCAAGAAATTTCAGACATTAAAATTAGAATTGAAGTTCTAGATAAAATTATTGCAAGCCCGGAAGAACAAAATCAGGTTCTAGTCAATCAGTTAAATGAAATTTCAAACAAATTTGGGGATAATCGTCGAACTGAAATAATTGACGAGATCTCAACTGAAATTGATAACGAAGAGTTAATTGCTGATAGTAAAATGATCATCACTCTTTCAAAAGAAGGTTACATTCGTCGAATTGAACCTAACGATTTTAAAATACAAAAACGCGGTGGTCGAGGAATTATTGTTAATGATCGCGAAACAGACCCGATTACAGTTGCGACAATGGGTAAAACTAGAGATGACCTATTATTATTTACTGACAAAGGAAAAGTTTATCGAATCAAAGCATACAACGTAACTCAATTTAGCAGAACCTCAAGAGGTTTACCAATTATAAATTATATAAATATAACTAAAGATGAAACTGTTACTTCAATTTTGCCTTTCAGAGATCGCAAAAACAAATACAAATTTTTAACTTTTGTTACAAAAGGTGGAATTGTAAAAAGAACACCAATTGAGGAATTTGCTTTAATAAATCAATCCGGTAAAATCACAATCAAATTAAAAGAAAATGATGAACTAATTTCAGTTATTCCAACTAACGGTGAAAACGATTTAATTATTGGAACTTACAAAGGTAAAGTAACAAGAATAAGCGAAGATAATATCAACATTTTATCGCGAAGCTCATTTGGAGTTAAGGGAATCAGTTTGGATAAAGAAGACTTTGTAATCGGATCTTGTACAAACTTTAATAGTAATTTGATTTCAACAATTTCAGACCGCGGAAGTGCCAAGAAAACTTCGGTTAGCGAATACAAAATTCTTGGTCGAAACTCTAAAGGAGTTAAGGCGATGAACCTAAATGAAAAAACCGGATTTTTCAAATCGATTTTATCAATTAGAGAAACCGACACAATTGTCATGATTTCATCTAAAGGTAATCTAATTAAAATACCGGTTTCAGAGTTGCCGTTATTATCTCGAAACACTCAAGGAGTTAAAGGGTTTAGATTAAATAATGACGAAGTAATTACAGCTGTTACACTAGAATGACAAAAAAACAAATAA
- the serS gene encoding serine--tRNA ligase has product MLDINKVEADLDGYIKQLSKRNADFSVALKKAVEKNTTRKDLLKKVELMKAEKNQISKLIPELIKEGKNEVVESNKANVVKINSEITKLDKSINLVNEEITEIMAGIPNLPHSEIKIGNDDNDNFEIKRAGLMPIRESSPEHWDIATTLGIADFDLGSKISGSRFMVYKNAGSKMVRAIIDILLSHHSSNGYQEFYLPLIVNEINMFGTGQLPKFADDAYKVGDQYLIPTAEVPLTNIHRDEIINPDLLPIKYTAYTQCFRQEAGSAGRDTKGMIRLHQFNKVELVKIVKPEDSMLELEKLLKDAEDILNLFKLPYRVVELCGGDLGFSATKTYDLEVWFPSQAKYREISSCSNCGDFQARRMKTRYKGEKGNDFVHTLNGSGVAIDRLIAAILENYWDGEKLVLPDVLQPYFNNEKYLTKN; this is encoded by the coding sequence ATGCTTGATATAAATAAAGTAGAAGCAGATCTTGATGGTTATATTAAACAGTTAAGTAAACGTAATGCCGACTTCTCAGTTGCCTTAAAAAAAGCTGTTGAAAAAAACACAACTAGAAAAGATCTTTTAAAAAAAGTTGAATTAATGAAAGCGGAGAAAAACCAAATTTCTAAATTGATTCCAGAATTAATTAAAGAAGGAAAAAATGAAGTTGTTGAATCCAACAAGGCCAACGTAGTCAAAATTAATTCTGAGATTACTAAACTAGATAAAAGCATAAATTTAGTAAACGAAGAAATTACTGAGATTATGGCAGGAATTCCAAATTTACCACACTCAGAAATCAAGATTGGTAATGATGATAATGATAATTTTGAGATTAAAAGAGCAGGTCTAATGCCAATAAGAGAGTCAAGTCCAGAGCACTGAGACATAGCTACAACTCTTGGGATTGCCGATTTTGATTTAGGATCAAAGATATCTGGTTCAAGATTTATGGTTTATAAAAATGCTGGATCTAAAATGGTTCGAGCAATTATTGATATTTTGCTGAGTCATCATTCAAGCAACGGCTACCAAGAATTTTACTTACCGCTTATTGTAAATGAAATTAACATGTTTGGAACCGGACAGCTACCAAAGTTTGCAGACGACGCTTATAAAGTTGGGGATCAATATTTAATTCCTACAGCAGAGGTTCCTTTAACAAATATTCATCGAGATGAAATAATCAATCCGGATTTATTACCTATTAAATATACCGCCTACACCCAATGTTTTAGACAAGAAGCTGGAAGTGCTGGCCGAGATACAAAAGGGATGATTAGACTTCACCAGTTTAACAAAGTAGAGTTAGTAAAAATAGTTAAACCAGAAGACTCAATGTTGGAGTTAGAAAAACTACTAAAAGACGCTGAAGATATCTTGAATTTATTTAAGTTGCCATATCGAGTAGTGGAATTATGCGGTGGAGACTTAGGGTTTAGTGCAACTAAAACTTATGATTTAGAAGTTTGATTTCCAAGTCAGGCAAAATACCGTGAAATTTCATCTTGTTCTAATTGTGGAGATTTCCAAGCCCGAAGAATGAAAACAAGATATAAAGGGGAAAAAGGCAATGACTTTGTCCACACTTTAAACGGTTCGGGTGTTGCAATAGACCGCTTAATTGCAGCAATTTTAGAAAATTATTGAGATGGTGAAAAACTTGTTCTACCAGATGTTCTACAACCTTACTTTAATAATGAAAAATATTTAACAAAAAACTAG
- a CDS encoding nucleoside deaminase, protein MKKKLLNILKDLTEQTKNSQDIPVAAIIIDDDGNVLSQACNTRVKNNSLIEHAEINALTSAVDKVKSFHLEKYKIVTTLEPCLMCLGAIEQAYISEVIYIVDNHKLGPLTCQMLDKSTSRLKITKWNDIEVEEYFISELKNFFKNLRDQGDDKYGRN, encoded by the coding sequence ATGAAAAAAAAATTACTTAATATTTTAAAGGATTTAACAGAGCAGACTAAGAACTCCCAAGACATTCCTGTTGCGGCAATTATTATTGATGACGATGGAAATGTATTAAGCCAAGCCTGTAATACAAGAGTAAAAAATAATTCATTAATTGAACACGCTGAAATAAATGCGCTAACTTCTGCGGTAGATAAAGTCAAAAGTTTCCATTTGGAAAAATATAAAATAGTAACAACTTTGGAACCTTGCCTAATGTGCCTGGGTGCTATTGAACAAGCTTATATTTCCGAAGTAATATACATCGTTGATAACCATAAACTAGGTCCATTGACTTGTCAAATGCTTGACAAAAGTACAAGCCGTTTAAAAATAACAAAATGAAATGATATAGAAGTTGAAGAGTATTTCATTTCAGAACTAAAAAATTTTTTCAAAAACTTAAGAGATCAAGGGGATGATAAATATGGAAGAAATTAA
- the dnaX gene encoding DNA polymerase III subunit gamma/tau: MEEIKKSLYRIYRPKNFSEVAGHENLKTILINEIKTNSFPHALLFSGQRGTGKTSVAKIFAKVVNCNNIIEGEACQNCESCRLADNNSHPDIFEIDAASNNGVDEIRNIKTNVSTLPTFSKFKIYIIDEFHMLTNSAFNALLKTLEEPPTHVIFILATTELNKIPATIISRCQGFNFKKINQMAMTNKIKEIANLEQVQITDEAVQEIYYLADGSLRDALNILEQVMVFQTGEISLDHLKMVFSVASKKEKLDLLEDIFNFRNEKIISYFESALNQGIDFSVLSLSLLEILKEIIQYKLTHNSNFMKVLDKSEAEKFENYQIENFFKISDALSEAYGKTKSGNTNQDYMLVSILKVIYHLNIKNINKKDANIVSSFEEKSTFEQITPNDNLKSEENPIEELKSFKNPEEHTEAEDHQNIDEIKLQKMILSDIVKHSTNPLYKIVISDKKIINVILGAKKEQRNLINEKISDIFKLENGQIFSNQKLATKFRLLWNHKITAVSDSGILIVCDHEKVADLLNESLQDLNYREALFDLLNSPYAIIAISKNNWNNIKDDYLKMKENNELWKYQDIEINSFYEGIIRKNNKLSNEVNSSLEEMKDIFGIENIKIVD, from the coding sequence ATGGAAGAAATTAAAAAATCACTATACCGAATTTACCGCCCGAAAAACTTTTCTGAAGTGGCTGGTCATGAAAATTTAAAGACTATTTTAATTAACGAAATCAAAACCAACTCCTTTCCCCACGCCTTGCTTTTTTCAGGGCAAAGAGGAACAGGTAAAACCTCGGTTGCAAAAATATTTGCTAAGGTCGTAAATTGTAACAATATTATTGAGGGTGAAGCTTGTCAAAATTGCGAGAGCTGTCGACTGGCTGATAATAATTCTCATCCTGATATTTTTGAAATCGATGCTGCATCAAATAACGGTGTTGACGAAATAAGAAATATTAAAACTAACGTTTCAACGTTACCGACTTTTTCAAAGTTTAAAATATATATTATTGATGAATTTCACATGCTAACCAATTCAGCCTTTAATGCATTGTTAAAAACTCTAGAAGAACCACCAACTCATGTCATTTTCATTTTGGCAACAACTGAATTAAATAAAATTCCAGCAACGATAATTTCTCGTTGCCAAGGATTCAACTTTAAAAAAATCAATCAAATGGCAATGACAAATAAGATTAAAGAAATTGCAAATTTAGAACAGGTTCAAATAACTGATGAAGCTGTCCAAGAAATTTATTATTTAGCTGACGGCTCTTTGAGAGATGCCTTGAATATTTTGGAGCAAGTGATGGTATTTCAAACCGGAGAAATTAGCTTAGATCATTTGAAAATGGTATTCAGTGTTGCCAGCAAAAAAGAAAAGCTAGACCTACTAGAAGATATTTTTAATTTTAGAAATGAAAAAATAATTTCTTATTTTGAGTCTGCCTTAAATCAAGGAATTGACTTTAGTGTCTTATCGCTTTCTTTGTTGGAAATATTAAAAGAAATAATTCAATATAAATTGACGCACAATTCAAATTTTATGAAAGTCTTGGATAAAAGCGAAGCAGAAAAATTCGAGAATTATCAAATCGAAAACTTTTTTAAAATTAGCGATGCGCTAAGTGAAGCATATGGAAAAACTAAATCAGGAAATACAAATCAAGACTACATGCTTGTTAGCATCTTAAAAGTAATATATCATTTAAATATAAAAAATATAAATAAAAAAGATGCAAATATAGTGTCTTCATTTGAAGAAAAAAGTACTTTTGAACAAATAACTCCCAATGATAATTTGAAATCAGAAGAGAATCCCATAGAAGAACTAAAAAGCTTTAAAAATCCTGAAGAACATACTGAAGCAGAGGATCATCAAAATATTGATGAAATAAAACTTCAAAAAATGATTCTAAGCGATATAGTTAAACACTCAACAAACCCATTATATAAAATTGTTATTAGTGACAAAAAAATTATTAATGTAATCCTTGGAGCTAAAAAAGAGCAAAGAAATTTAATTAACGAAAAAATTTCAGATATCTTCAAACTTGAAAACGGTCAGATATTTAGTAATCAAAAATTAGCAACAAAATTCAGATTGCTTTGAAACCACAAAATAACTGCTGTCAGTGATAGCGGAATTTTAATTGTTTGCGATCATGAGAAAGTTGCTGATTTATTAAACGAGTCTCTACAAGATTTAAATTACCGAGAAGCACTTTTTGATTTATTAAATTCTCCTTATGCTATTATTGCAATTTCAAAAAATAATTGAAATAATATTAAAGATGATTATTTAAAAATGAAAGAAAACAATGAATTGTGAAAATACCAAGATATCGAAATTAACTCTTTTTATGAGGGGATTATTAGAAAAAATAATAAGCTTTCAAATGAAGTTAACAGTTCGCTAGAAGAAATGAAAGATATTTTTGGGATCGAGAACATTAAAATTGTAGATTAG